The following proteins are co-located in the Streptomyces sp. NBC_00435 genome:
- a CDS encoding polyamine aminopropyltransferase → MIDRSAPRGVLPAPEPRGVARVPAALPVRPRAGRLLVLATVFVCAACGLVYELELLALGSYLIGDSVTQASVVLSVMVFAMGVGSLLAKALRARPAFGFAAVEAALALLGGLSAMALYASFAWLGESRPALVAFSFAIGVLIGAEIPLLMVLIQRIRRQDAGGAVADLFAADYVGALVGGLAFPFLVLPVLGQLTGAMLTGTVNATAGGGLVLWLFRRDLSPRARWLLVAANVTVLAVLGCATVLADDFERVARRAVYGGEVRVAVQTGVQELVLTGPPTGSPRSLDLFLDGRLRVSGYDEYRYHEALVHPAMTGPHSRVLVLGGGDGLAAREVLRYRDVVAVTVVELDPGVVRLARTDPMLSALNARAYEDPRLGVVTEDAFRWLRGPAAQGRFDVIVSDLPDPGITPSTKLYSQEFYGLAARALRPGGRLAVHAGPPATRPRTYWTVEATLRAAGLLTAPYSAGGRLSGFAAGPDRALGAASATALPQDWGFVLAARESVPRLRVDRDTPALRSLSTQSLADAARDTERTRLTGLPPSTLPHPRYS, encoded by the coding sequence ATGATCGACCGTTCCGCCCCGCGCGGGGTGCTCCCGGCTCCGGAGCCGCGCGGTGTGGCCCGCGTCCCGGCCGCCCTGCCTGTACGGCCCCGGGCCGGCCGACTCCTCGTCCTGGCCACCGTGTTCGTCTGCGCCGCCTGCGGGCTCGTATACGAACTGGAGCTGCTCGCCCTCGGCTCGTACCTCATCGGTGATTCCGTCACCCAGGCGTCGGTCGTGCTGTCCGTCATGGTCTTCGCCATGGGCGTCGGATCCCTGCTCGCCAAGGCCCTGCGCGCCCGCCCCGCCTTCGGTTTCGCCGCCGTGGAGGCCGCCCTCGCCCTCCTCGGCGGCCTCTCGGCCATGGCGCTCTACGCCAGCTTCGCCTGGCTGGGGGAGTCCCGGCCCGCGCTCGTCGCCTTCTCCTTCGCCATCGGCGTCCTCATCGGCGCTGAGATCCCACTCCTAATGGTCCTGATCCAGCGCATCCGCAGACAGGACGCGGGCGGCGCCGTCGCCGACCTGTTCGCCGCGGACTACGTCGGCGCGCTGGTCGGCGGCCTCGCCTTCCCCTTCCTGGTCCTGCCCGTCCTCGGCCAGCTCACCGGCGCGATGCTCACCGGCACCGTCAACGCCACCGCGGGCGGCGGCCTCGTCCTGTGGCTGTTCCGCCGGGACCTGAGTCCCCGCGCCCGCTGGCTGCTCGTCGCCGCCAACGTCACCGTCCTCGCCGTGCTGGGCTGCGCCACCGTGCTGGCCGACGACTTCGAACGCGTGGCCCGGCGCGCGGTCTACGGCGGGGAGGTCCGCGTCGCCGTACAGACCGGAGTCCAGGAGCTGGTCCTCACCGGGCCCCCGACCGGCTCCCCGCGCTCCCTCGACCTCTTCCTCGACGGCCGCCTGCGGGTCAGCGGATACGACGAGTACCGCTACCACGAAGCCCTCGTGCACCCCGCGATGACCGGCCCGCACAGCCGGGTCCTGGTCCTCGGCGGGGGCGACGGCCTCGCCGCCCGTGAGGTGCTGCGCTACCGCGACGTCGTCGCCGTGACCGTCGTCGAGCTCGACCCCGGAGTCGTGCGGCTGGCCCGCACCGACCCGATGCTCTCCGCGCTCAACGCCCGGGCGTACGAGGACCCGCGCCTCGGGGTCGTCACCGAGGACGCCTTCCGCTGGCTGCGCGGACCCGCCGCCCAGGGCCGCTTCGACGTCATCGTCTCCGACCTGCCCGACCCCGGCATCACCCCCAGCACGAAGCTGTACTCGCAGGAGTTCTACGGGCTGGCGGCGCGGGCCCTGCGCCCCGGCGGGAGGCTCGCCGTCCACGCGGGACCGCCCGCCACCAGGCCCCGTACCTACTGGACCGTCGAGGCCACCCTGCGCGCGGCCGGTCTGCTCACCGCCCCCTACAGCGCGGGCGGCCGCCTGTCGGGCTTCGCCGCCGGTCCCGACCGGGCGCTCGGCGCCGCCTCCGCGACCGCGCTGCCGCAGGACTGGGGCTTCGTCCTCGCGGCCCGCGAGAGCGTCCCCCGGCTGCGCGTGGACCGGGACACGCCCGCGCTGCGCTCGCTGTCCACGCAGTCCCTGGCCGACGCCGCCCGGGACACGGAGCGCACCCGGCTGACCGGCCTCCCGCCGTCGACGCTGCCGCACCCGAGGTACTCGTAG